From Psychroflexus torquis ATCC 700755, the proteins below share one genomic window:
- a CDS encoding DUF5686 and carboxypeptidase regulatory-like domain-containing protein, with amino-acid sequence MKPPYLLIFLLLSFLTSHSQITGKVTDSIGNPLQNVNVYDEGTFNGTTTNANGEFKLKVEQTKESYLIFKFLGFQTEKRKIETSTDTITIQLTEKVTSLDDVFITNNEDPAYSIIRNAVENRKKNLSKIQEYKADFYSKGLWKIENAPEKILGQEVGDLGGGLDSTRSGVVYLSETFSKISYKAPNRFKENIIASKVSGNDNGFSFNSAEDFNFSFYENTIDLGKNLVSPIANFAMQYYNYELEGTFYENDKFLINKIKVIPKRPNDAVFSGYIYILEDTWEIYGVDLMTTGKSLQVEVVEELNLKQTFNYSEEYKFWTLISQDISFSWGILGISGGGNFVASYKNYEFNPQLTKKDFSNAIITFDEEANTKDSLFWEQNRPVPLTSLEQEDYTFKDSLQILKNSQPYKDSIDTVSNTFKVTDPLFGYSWQNSTTNQEAGFTGLTDLNYNTVQGFNIKSGVYFRQKDTAGTFRTYWEIRSDLDYGFSEETLRPSFTFTKKFNNFSKPFLIISGGVKAEEINSTNPINERLSSIASVFFERNYLKLFERIFGKATYSQDVFNGFRLSAELGFERRRSLINSTNSPIIENKNGGFTSNNPLAPEAFGSQLFPSHTIGKFRIAGRINFNQKYVLTPNGKYDTFSDKFPVFSFAYEKGFASDISDFNFDVVKARLTQTKTISRFGELAYSLNGGLFFNAENISFLDFKHFNGNQTRIGTSDSYLNQFNLLPYYELSTNSDYADVHLEHNFKGFLLNKIPLLNQLNFNMVVGAKSLFTDSHKPYSEFSVGLDNVGFGQFRFFRIDYVKPYQGGWQSGALVFGLKLLDQF; translated from the coding sequence ATGAAGCCTCCATATCTACTTATTTTTTTATTGCTGTCTTTTTTAACTAGTCATTCTCAAATTACAGGAAAAGTGACTGATAGCATCGGTAATCCTTTACAAAATGTAAATGTTTATGATGAAGGCACCTTCAATGGAACCACTACCAATGCCAATGGTGAGTTCAAATTAAAGGTTGAGCAAACTAAAGAGTCTTATCTCATTTTTAAATTTTTGGGGTTTCAAACTGAAAAAAGAAAGATAGAAACCTCTACCGATACCATCACTATACAATTAACAGAAAAGGTAACGAGCTTAGACGATGTTTTTATTACCAATAACGAGGATCCTGCCTATTCTATTATCCGCAATGCCGTGGAAAATAGAAAGAAAAACCTATCAAAAATTCAAGAGTATAAAGCTGATTTCTATTCCAAAGGGCTCTGGAAAATCGAAAATGCCCCAGAAAAAATATTAGGCCAAGAAGTTGGTGACTTAGGAGGTGGTTTGGATTCCACCCGAAGTGGCGTGGTCTACCTAAGTGAAACCTTTTCAAAGATTTCATACAAAGCGCCAAACCGTTTCAAAGAAAACATCATCGCTTCCAAAGTTAGTGGGAACGATAACGGATTTAGCTTTAATTCTGCAGAAGATTTCAATTTCTCATTTTACGAAAATACCATCGACTTAGGCAAAAATCTGGTCTCTCCAATTGCTAATTTTGCCATGCAATATTACAACTATGAGCTGGAAGGAACTTTTTATGAAAATGATAAATTCTTGATCAATAAAATAAAGGTTATACCTAAGAGACCTAACGATGCTGTATTTAGCGGATATATTTATATCCTAGAAGATACTTGGGAAATTTACGGTGTTGACCTTATGACGACTGGCAAATCACTTCAAGTCGAGGTGGTGGAAGAACTCAATCTCAAACAAACCTTCAACTATAGCGAGGAGTATAAATTCTGGACTCTTATTTCCCAAGATATTTCTTTTAGTTGGGGGATTTTAGGAATTTCTGGAGGTGGTAATTTTGTAGCTTCTTATAAAAACTATGAGTTCAACCCTCAGTTGACCAAAAAGGATTTCTCGAATGCCATTATTACCTTCGATGAGGAGGCGAATACCAAGGACAGTTTGTTCTGGGAACAAAATAGGCCTGTTCCTCTTACTAGTTTAGAACAAGAAGATTATACCTTTAAAGACAGCCTACAGATCCTAAAAAACTCTCAACCTTATAAAGATTCTATAGATACAGTAAGTAACACCTTCAAAGTAACAGATCCTTTATTTGGCTACTCTTGGCAAAATTCAACGACCAATCAAGAAGCTGGATTCACTGGCTTAACCGATCTTAATTATAACACCGTACAGGGATTTAATATTAAATCGGGAGTTTACTTCAGACAAAAAGATACTGCTGGAACCTTCAGAACCTATTGGGAAATTCGATCTGATTTAGATTATGGATTCTCTGAAGAAACTCTGAGACCTAGCTTTACTTTTACGAAAAAATTTAATAATTTCTCAAAACCTTTTTTGATTATTTCTGGTGGTGTCAAAGCTGAAGAAATCAATTCTACCAATCCTATCAACGAGAGATTATCCTCCATTGCTTCAGTATTTTTTGAGCGTAATTACCTTAAGTTATTCGAAAGGATTTTTGGCAAAGCCACTTATAGTCAAGACGTGTTTAATGGCTTTCGACTCAGTGCCGAATTGGGTTTTGAAAGAAGACGTTCTCTTATCAATTCTACGAATTCACCAATTATTGAAAATAAAAATGGAGGCTTTACCTCCAATAATCCTCTAGCGCCTGAAGCTTTTGGATCTCAATTGTTCCCTTCCCATACTATTGGTAAGTTTAGAATTGCAGGACGTATAAATTTTAATCAAAAATATGTGCTAACGCCTAATGGGAAATACGACACCTTTAGTGATAAATTTCCTGTATTTAGCTTTGCTTATGAGAAAGGCTTTGCTTCAGATATAAGTGATTTTAATTTTGATGTTGTAAAAGCAAGACTCACTCAAACCAAAACGATTTCTAGGTTTGGAGAACTGGCTTATAGTCTTAACGGTGGTTTATTTTTTAATGCAGAAAACATCTCCTTTTTGGATTTTAAGCATTTCAACGGAAACCAAACTCGAATAGGAACCTCAGATAGTTATCTTAATCAATTCAACCTGCTGCCTTATTATGAACTGTCTACCAACTCAGATTATGCAGATGTTCATTTAGAGCATAATTTTAAAGGATTTCTCCTTAATAAAATTCCGCTTCTCAATCAACTGAATTTCAATATGGTCGTAGGGGCTAAAAGCTTATTTACGGACTCTCATAAACCCTATTCAGAATTTTCGGTAGGTTTAGACAATGTTGGCTTTGGTCAATTTCGATTTTTTAGAATCGATTACGTCAAACCTTATCAAGGGGGTTGGCAGAGTGGAGCTTTGGTTTTTGGACTTAAACTACTGGATCAATTTTAA
- a CDS encoding DHH family phosphoesterase, translating to MRKNTLEGLKDQLNPTSKISIISHKNPDGDALGSSLALHLFLKQLEIPSQVIMPNTYPDFLKWLPNNQDILCYDSKEAECKARLEASDFIFTLDFNHLNRVGSLGDFLRDLKATFVMIDHHQEPSDYADYMLVNTQIASTCELVYEFITSQYPNTSVSADVASCLYTGIMTDTGSFRFPSTTSETHRIIANLIDAGADNSQIHQHIYDNNNISRLHLLGVALNNLKVVEELNTAYIFLSQEDLNLNHFKKGDTEGFVNYGLSIKGIKFAVIFIENKAENIIKISLRSIGDFNVNAFARKHFSGGGHNNAAGGKSDLDLKSTLAEFETTLKHYKEDLL from the coding sequence ATGAGAAAAAACACATTGGAAGGCTTAAAAGATCAACTGAATCCCACTTCCAAAATCAGTATTATTAGTCATAAGAATCCAGATGGAGATGCTTTAGGGTCCTCATTGGCCTTGCATCTGTTTCTTAAACAACTTGAGATTCCCTCCCAAGTCATCATGCCAAACACTTATCCAGATTTTTTAAAATGGTTACCAAATAATCAAGACATTTTGTGTTACGACTCCAAAGAAGCAGAATGTAAAGCTAGGTTAGAAGCTTCAGATTTTATTTTTACGCTGGATTTTAATCACTTAAATAGAGTTGGAAGTTTAGGGGATTTCCTAAGGGACTTGAAAGCTACGTTTGTGATGATAGACCACCATCAAGAACCATCAGACTATGCAGACTATATGCTAGTAAACACTCAAATCGCCTCTACTTGCGAATTGGTTTATGAATTTATCACTTCTCAATATCCAAACACCTCTGTAAGCGCTGATGTGGCCAGTTGTTTATATACTGGAATTATGACAGACACAGGGTCCTTCAGGTTTCCATCTACAACTAGTGAGACCCATAGAATTATTGCAAACTTGATAGATGCTGGCGCTGATAACAGTCAAATCCATCAACATATCTATGACAATAACAACATAAGCCGACTTCACCTTTTGGGAGTAGCTCTCAATAACCTAAAAGTCGTTGAAGAGTTAAATACGGCCTACATCTTTCTATCTCAAGAGGATTTAAATTTAAATCACTTCAAAAAAGGAGATACAGAAGGTTTTGTAAATTATGGCTTATCGATAAAAGGTATTAAGTTTGCAGTTATATTTATTGAAAATAAAGCTGAAAATATTATTAAAATATCATTAAGATCAATTGGTGACTTTAACGTTAATGCCTTTGCTAGAAAGCATTTTAGCGGCGGTGGACACAATAATGCAGCAGGAGGCAAAAGCGATTTAGATTTGAAATCTACCTTAGCTGAATTTGAAACTACATTGAAACACTATAAAGAAGACCTATTATGA
- a CDS encoding histidine phosphatase family protein, which produces MKTFHYLILSITILCLSCQETPSKNKDFQFDIPEGLEAQKTTYYFVRHAEKDTMDKKNRDPQLTEEGIRRANFLATYFKDKSLDMFYSTDYGRTLQTIIPTLHQFKGNIKSYTAGKDTLFDAEFWKSTYGKKVLVLGHSNTSPRFMNEILSESVYDDLEENTYDIFFKMEIDKDLYLKDTLIQLKVPKEFSYN; this is translated from the coding sequence ATGAAAACATTTCATTATTTAATTTTGAGTATCACGATACTTTGCCTGTCTTGCCAAGAGACTCCATCAAAAAATAAAGATTTTCAATTTGATATTCCAGAAGGCTTAGAAGCACAAAAGACCACTTACTATTTTGTAAGACATGCTGAAAAAGACACCATGGATAAAAAGAATAGAGACCCTCAACTTACAGAAGAAGGGATTCGCAGAGCAAATTTTTTAGCAACTTATTTTAAAGATAAGTCCTTAGACATGTTCTATTCTACGGATTACGGTAGAACCCTTCAAACCATCATCCCTACACTACATCAATTTAAAGGGAACATCAAAAGCTATACTGCTGGAAAGGATACATTATTTGATGCTGAATTCTGGAAATCAACCTACGGCAAAAAAGTATTAGTCCTAGGACACAGCAACACAAGTCCTAGATTCATGAATGAAATTCTTTCAGAATCGGTGTATGATGACCTGGAAGAAAACACCTATGATATCTTCTTCAAAATGGAAATTGATAAAGATTTGTATTTAAAAGACACTTTGATTCAGCTTAAAGTTCCAAAAGAATTTAGTTACAATTAA
- a CDS encoding DUF6503 family protein: MKYLIGFILLSMLGCQKSEQKTIEPSKVIEKAIEFSGKSKLNENVLKFKFRDYSYKAMPTCEGLQFERLSITSPTRDVVKNGELTRFYQDSIVMLADTTAFSYYESVNSVHYFTQLPLRLEDAAVRPSYLGKEEINAKIYHKLKVKFTENDGGEDFEDAYIYWFDTSDFSMDFIAYSFLVNGGGLRFRKAINQRTIDGVVFQDYENYTPKKTSQKLEDLGQFWEKGDLELLSKIENENVILEPSALNCN; encoded by the coding sequence ATGAAGTATTTAATTGGATTCATCTTACTGAGTATGCTAGGATGTCAAAAATCTGAACAAAAAACGATTGAACCTTCAAAGGTTATAGAGAAAGCTATTGAGTTTTCTGGTAAATCAAAACTTAATGAGAATGTATTAAAGTTCAAATTTAGAGACTATTCTTATAAAGCGATGCCGACCTGTGAAGGACTTCAGTTTGAAAGACTTTCGATAACTTCACCAACAAGAGATGTTGTAAAAAATGGAGAATTGACGCGTTTTTATCAAGATTCTATTGTAATGTTGGCAGATACCACTGCATTTTCTTATTATGAATCTGTTAATTCTGTCCACTATTTTACTCAGCTACCTCTTCGTTTAGAAGATGCTGCTGTACGCCCCTCTTATCTAGGCAAAGAAGAAATCAACGCCAAGATTTACCATAAATTGAAGGTTAAGTTCACAGAAAATGATGGTGGAGAGGATTTTGAAGATGCTTACATCTATTGGTTCGATACCTCAGATTTTTCAATGGACTTTATAGCTTATAGCTTTTTAGTCAATGGAGGTGGATTACGCTTCAGAAAGGCGATTAACCAAAGGACGATTGATGGTGTTGTTTTTCAGGATTATGAAAATTACACACCCAAAAAGACCTCTCAAAAATTAGAAGATCTAGGTCAGTTTTGGGAAAAGGGAGATTTAGAACTTCTCTCTAAAATCGAAAATGAAAATGTTATTTTAGAGCCTTCTGCCCTTAATTGTAACTAA
- a CDS encoding peptidylprolyl isomerase, with amino-acid sequence MRTLRLSFAALVGILLFSCSSQYPDLEDGLYAEFQTSMGDFVTELHYDKVPMTVGNFVALAEGEHPLVDEEYQDQKFYDSIIFHRVIDKFMIQGGDPLGTGQGGPEYEFADEIDSVLTHKKGVLSMANAGADTNGSQFFITLVPTPHLDGKHSVFGELVVGMEVVDSIGKVETKKPGDKPVEDIVIETVNIIRKGSDAKNFDAVDAFTTGAEKAKVAKVEEEVARKAVLEEASEGFKVTDSGLRYLITEKNPNGTSPKAKDMVSVHYTGYLLDGTKFDSSLDRNQPIEFPVGTGRVIRGWDEGIMLLKTGEKAELVIPSELAYGPRQTGPIPPNSILKFEVELIDIVNK; translated from the coding sequence ATGAGAACTTTAAGATTATCATTTGCTGCATTAGTTGGAATACTGCTTTTTAGCTGTTCTTCCCAATACCCAGATTTAGAAGATGGATTATATGCTGAATTCCAAACCTCTATGGGAGATTTTGTCACAGAACTTCATTACGACAAGGTCCCTATGACTGTTGGAAATTTCGTTGCCTTAGCAGAAGGCGAACATCCATTGGTCGATGAAGAGTATCAAGATCAAAAATTTTATGATAGTATTATTTTCCATAGAGTGATCGATAAATTTATGATCCAAGGAGGTGATCCACTAGGGACTGGCCAAGGAGGACCAGAATACGAATTTGCAGATGAAATTGATTCTGTTTTAACCCATAAAAAAGGAGTTTTATCTATGGCCAATGCTGGAGCAGATACTAACGGAAGTCAATTTTTTATCACTCTTGTTCCTACTCCACATTTAGATGGGAAACATAGTGTTTTTGGAGAATTGGTAGTCGGAATGGAAGTCGTAGATAGCATAGGGAAAGTAGAGACTAAAAAGCCAGGTGACAAACCTGTTGAAGATATCGTTATTGAAACAGTTAATATCATAAGAAAAGGGAGCGATGCCAAAAATTTTGATGCTGTAGACGCTTTTACTACTGGTGCTGAGAAAGCCAAAGTAGCCAAAGTCGAGGAAGAAGTTGCAAGAAAAGCTGTACTTGAAGAAGCTAGTGAGGGCTTTAAAGTCACCGATAGCGGATTACGCTACTTGATTACTGAAAAAAATCCAAACGGAACGTCTCCAAAAGCTAAAGATATGGTAAGTGTACACTACACAGGCTACCTTCTAGATGGAACCAAATTCGATTCTTCTTTAGACAGAAACCAACCTATAGAATTTCCAGTAGGAACTGGTCGTGTGATTAGAGGATGGGACGAAGGGATAATGCTTTTAAAGACTGGTGAAAAGGCAGAACTTGTCATCCCATCAGAATTAGCTTACGGCCCAAGACAGACAGGACCAATTCCTCCAAATTCAATTTTAAAGTTTGAGGTTGAGCTTATAGATATAGTAAATAAATAA
- a CDS encoding alkaline phosphatase D family protein, translating to MMKKIHWILTLAVILFASCKPNTSDKKTESEPIEIQPKTFRIAIGSCNRQDLPQEYWSIIEKDSADIFVWGGDNIYADTPNMDLMGEKYDSIKSDPYYQSFIKSLPNAPLGVWDDHDYGKNDAGKEWPYKEEAKELFLDFLDIDSTQAVANRGGTYYSKVIALGNKSIKFYMLDSRYFRDGLVKAEVPGKRYQPHTSKDSSLLGEQQWRWLENEFKSSKANFNIIVSSIQFLSSEHGFETWGNFPNEIEKMQNLWLEYPLQNIFLLSGDRHISEFSQKKIDGLAYPLTDFTSSGLTHSYSSYSGEPNQYRVGEVVAQTSYGIIDLNLVTEEAELRIKSTTDGHTISELHLDF from the coding sequence ATGATGAAAAAAATACATTGGATTCTTACTTTAGCAGTGATCTTGTTTGCATCGTGTAAACCGAACACCAGTGATAAAAAAACAGAAAGCGAACCTATTGAAATTCAACCTAAAACCTTTAGAATAGCCATTGGCAGTTGCAATCGTCAAGATTTACCTCAAGAGTATTGGTCTATTATAGAGAAAGATTCGGCAGATATCTTTGTGTGGGGTGGGGATAATATTTATGCAGACACGCCAAACATGGATCTTATGGGAGAAAAATACGACAGCATAAAGTCAGATCCCTATTACCAATCTTTTATAAAGAGCTTACCAAATGCTCCTTTAGGAGTTTGGGACGATCATGACTACGGCAAAAACGATGCGGGTAAAGAATGGCCTTACAAAGAGGAGGCAAAAGAACTTTTTTTAGATTTTTTGGATATCGATTCAACCCAAGCTGTGGCCAATAGAGGCGGAACTTATTATTCTAAAGTTATTGCTTTAGGTAACAAATCGATCAAATTTTACATGCTGGATAGTCGATACTTTAGAGATGGATTGGTCAAGGCTGAGGTGCCTGGTAAAAGATATCAACCGCATACCTCTAAAGATTCTTCGCTTTTAGGCGAGCAACAATGGCGATGGCTAGAGAATGAGTTTAAAAGTTCGAAGGCTAATTTTAATATTATTGTGAGCAGCATTCAGTTTTTATCCAGCGAGCATGGCTTTGAAACTTGGGGTAACTTCCCGAATGAAATTGAAAAAATGCAAAACTTATGGCTCGAGTATCCCCTTCAAAATATTTTTCTTTTAAGTGGTGACAGGCATATTTCAGAGTTTTCCCAAAAGAAAATTGACGGCCTAGCTTATCCTTTAACCGACTTTACGTCCAGTGGTCTAACGCATTCTTATAGTAGTTATAGTGGTGAGCCTAATCAATATAGAGTAGGCGAGGTTGTTGCACAAACAAGTTATGGTATTATAGATCTAAACT
- the smpB gene encoding SsrA-binding protein SmpB: MVKNKINIKNKKARFQYEILDKYTAGIVLAGTEIKSIREGKATITESFCEFNEQGELFVINMDVQEYSHATHFNHKPKNARKLLLNKKELKKLLKEVKNSGLTIIPLRLFLNDRGFAKLQIALSKGKKLHDKRETIKDRDTKRKLNRINKTFNT, from the coding sequence ATGGTTAAAAACAAAATCAATATAAAAAATAAAAAAGCCAGATTTCAATATGAAATTCTGGACAAATATACAGCTGGAATTGTATTAGCTGGCACCGAAATCAAATCTATCCGGGAAGGAAAAGCCACAATCACTGAAAGTTTTTGTGAATTCAATGAGCAGGGAGAATTATTTGTGATTAATATGGATGTTCAAGAATATTCCCATGCAACCCATTTTAACCATAAGCCTAAAAACGCCAGGAAACTTTTACTTAATAAAAAAGAGCTGAAAAAACTTCTCAAAGAAGTCAAAAACAGCGGTCTTACTATTATTCCCTTGCGCTTATTTCTTAACGACAGAGGCTTTGCAAAATTGCAGATCGCCTTGTCTAAAGGTAAAAAGCTTCATGATAAACGCGAAACTATAAAGGATCGTGATACCAAAAGAAAGCTCAACAGAATCAACAAGACCTTTAATACATAG
- the gldI gene encoding gliding motility-associated peptidyl-prolyl isomerase GldI, with amino-acid sequence MKSILYVILCFCMICSCKSPEPRKPVSRASKSFTTKSLKLNKAIVKKEESYIKEMIDADSTNKYISSADGFWYYYNLENKTDSITPSFGDEVEFNYNLLTLQGDTIYSREELGERAYTIDKEEIFTGLRQGLKLMKEGETVTFLFPSHQAYGYYGDNDKIGTHVALKSTVTLNEIKPKTE; translated from the coding sequence ATGAAGAGCATCTTATATGTGATATTATGTTTTTGCATGATTTGTAGTTGTAAATCGCCTGAGCCTAGAAAGCCTGTTTCAAGAGCTTCAAAAAGTTTTACAACAAAATCTTTAAAGCTTAATAAAGCTATAGTCAAAAAAGAAGAATCCTACATTAAGGAGATGATAGACGCAGACTCTACTAATAAGTACATTAGTTCTGCCGATGGATTTTGGTATTACTATAATTTAGAAAACAAAACGGATAGTATCACACCAAGTTTTGGAGATGAGGTTGAATTTAATTATAACCTATTAACGTTACAAGGTGACACCATATATTCTAGAGAAGAACTTGGGGAACGCGCTTACACAATAGACAAAGAAGAAATTTTTACAGGCTTGCGTCAAGGCTTAAAGTTAATGAAAGAAGGAGAAACGGTTACTTTTTTATTCCCTTCCCACCAAGCTTATGGCTACTATGGCGATAATGATAAGATCGGGACCCACGTCGCTTTAAAATCTACTGTAACTTTAAATGAAATAAAACCAAAAACTGAATAA
- a CDS encoding esterase-like activity of phytase family protein, with protein sequence MLTSQHLIKFLSLSAFTFLITSCSTTKALDDKLYDVQFLDEYIIPANFKFQNEIYGGISGVDYTKGELLMVNDSPSNPLIFRAILKLKGFQVDTITFKSVTRLQNNTFFEKNALDMESIRYDGDGYLISTEGSINFGLSPRIFKVSKTAEFIESYSLPSYFLIKGNNQPRHNGVFEGLSNGKNSSGFWFANELPLEKDGKTPKLYNTNSAIRLSFFDHKAKKVTRQYAMDLDRITKIPLLPFSISGLTEILQISQNTFLVLERSYSAGHKSQGNRVKLYLVDVSKATDIHDIAELEAASSEDIIYAEKSLVFDFKSIKRKLTEGIVDNLEGLCFGPTLPNGNSSLIVVSDNNFNKFGTQLNQIILLELKQVQ encoded by the coding sequence ATGTTGACATCCCAACATTTGATTAAATTTTTAAGCTTAAGTGCTTTTACATTTTTAATAACGAGTTGCAGTACCACTAAAGCCTTGGATGACAAATTGTATGACGTTCAGTTTTTAGATGAATACATTATACCAGCAAATTTCAAATTTCAAAATGAAATTTATGGTGGAATCTCAGGAGTAGATTATACTAAAGGTGAACTTCTTATGGTAAATGATTCGCCTTCCAACCCACTGATTTTTAGAGCAATATTAAAACTGAAGGGGTTTCAAGTGGACACCATCACCTTCAAGTCGGTTACTAGACTACAAAACAATACCTTCTTTGAGAAAAATGCATTGGATATGGAGTCCATAAGATATGATGGAGATGGGTATTTAATTTCTACAGAAGGAAGTATCAATTTCGGTTTATCGCCAAGAATTTTCAAAGTAAGCAAGACGGCAGAATTTATTGAAAGTTATTCGTTACCAAGTTATTTTCTGATCAAGGGGAATAACCAACCTCGTCATAATGGTGTTTTCGAAGGCCTATCGAATGGCAAAAATTCTTCCGGATTTTGGTTTGCTAACGAATTACCCTTAGAAAAAGATGGTAAAACACCAAAACTATATAACACCAACTCCGCTATTCGATTGAGTTTCTTTGATCATAAGGCAAAAAAAGTCACCCGCCAATATGCCATGGATTTGGATAGGATCACCAAAATCCCGTTGCTTCCTTTTTCCATCAGTGGTCTTACAGAGATTTTACAAATTAGCCAAAATACTTTTTTGGTCCTGGAACGCTCCTATTCTGCAGGACACAAAAGCCAAGGCAATAGAGTGAAGTTGTATCTGGTAGATGTGAGTAAGGCGACAGACATTCACGACATAGCAGAACTAGAAGCCGCTTCTTCAGAGGATATTATTTATGCAGAGAAGAGTTTAGTGTTCGACTTTAAGTCGATCAAGAGAAAATTAACTGAAGGTATTGTCGATAATTTAGAGGGGTTATGCTTTGGACCAACACTTCCTAATGGTAATTCTTCCCTTATTGTCGTTTCTGACAATAATTTCAATAAATTTGGGACACAATTAAATCAGATTATTTTATTAGAACTAAAACAAGTCCAATGA